In one Vulgatibacter incomptus genomic region, the following are encoded:
- a CDS encoding aminotransferase class I/II-fold pyridoxal phosphate-dependent enzyme gives MNTYPSHPKEALEQLARLSVALSDPAARASALDELRLLAAEARGKPEGAPLRLAEIDAAVGGEREHLELLLLPSIFAPEDWAFTFLEGLLDVPADELAGKKMVEVGTGSGWIPIALSKFTGLAEIHGVDLNPHSRIVATCNAWLNCSPEQAARLRFGTSDLLVDLPAEERWDFVVGCIPQVLRADDLGGAPPEEEQALYDLSNYCAIQNVYEDHFGLGLIARLLDECPERLAPGGRLLLNLAGRPGRAIIERMFSRRGFRTSVLVARRVRQAADTDIRPLVTLEENTKREFEFYLEQHSPEPIRARTALGWLASGNPIWHEVAVWQAELALPRETLAVRRALREAGSGSLLGDLDLSDASQEQLDFVASLARRLAADPVIPYAHEAGDAAFRVSIARYLERFFGLRLGEGEIFVGPEREQTVYSLLLATCDPGDGVLITRNLRATYSRALEKAGVDAIVTNDTLREVKRLLGAFDVKVAILGVEPGERSNLSALREIADEAASRGILVIIDESAFFTITSGVEPRTLFEFLAREPHRPNLVVLYGLVKNAVYPDFELTLLLPVPERLHADLEIAAEATYSRISTPVQWFYEKTFADLLSFRISFEPPSPAPARAAPAVPLPRSARMEALAAFPAFAPKIFREDDPELIRLDYGENESAVPHPLVEGLLAACAAPRRDREHHGLREAVAAFLLETRGVAFESAEVAIAQGVWPLIHDLAVALRESLSRTPRILAVTPCYGVLPPTLLAAGCDVEYAPLSRVLEGRVDPPDALVISQPSNPSGSYLSREELVALASFAVRHRCRIFSDEIFGLVNLSHPAAEAVASPVSVERAVPGVTALTSILGGLSKEFAAGGLRVGWLASRDRELVSRVMASQLGGLPLASARAASHLYGAFARNPSGKLLHPERKRALRRHLDAMRAELAEKRALLASALPLDAGGDGGEAGGLFLAPLMTDWLGKRVGGVTLTPENLARLVYEHTHVVLNNGAWCSAPDRIRAVFSIPRAKLETAAARLAEFGKSLR, from the coding sequence ATGAACACCTACCCCTCCCACCCCAAGGAAGCACTCGAGCAGCTCGCGCGCCTGAGCGTCGCGCTCTCCGATCCGGCCGCCCGCGCGTCCGCGCTCGACGAGCTCCGCCTCCTGGCAGCGGAGGCACGGGGGAAGCCCGAAGGCGCTCCCCTGCGGCTCGCGGAGATCGACGCCGCCGTCGGCGGCGAACGCGAGCACCTCGAGCTCCTCCTCCTCCCCTCGATCTTCGCTCCCGAGGACTGGGCGTTCACCTTCCTCGAAGGCCTCCTGGACGTGCCGGCCGACGAGCTCGCTGGCAAGAAGATGGTCGAGGTCGGCACCGGCTCCGGCTGGATCCCGATCGCCCTCTCCAAGTTCACCGGGCTTGCGGAGATCCACGGCGTCGACCTCAACCCCCACTCGCGGATCGTCGCCACCTGCAACGCCTGGCTGAACTGCAGCCCGGAGCAGGCCGCCCGACTCCGCTTCGGCACCAGCGATCTCCTCGTCGACCTCCCCGCCGAGGAGCGCTGGGACTTCGTGGTGGGCTGCATCCCGCAGGTCCTGCGTGCCGACGACCTCGGCGGGGCGCCCCCGGAGGAGGAGCAGGCCCTCTACGATCTGTCGAACTACTGCGCGATCCAGAACGTCTACGAGGATCACTTCGGCCTCGGGCTGATCGCGCGGCTCCTCGACGAGTGCCCGGAGCGCCTCGCGCCCGGTGGCAGGCTGCTCCTGAACCTCGCGGGGAGGCCTGGCCGGGCGATCATCGAGCGGATGTTCTCGCGCCGGGGCTTCCGCACCAGCGTCCTGGTCGCCAGGCGGGTCCGGCAGGCGGCCGACACCGACATCCGGCCGCTGGTCACGCTGGAGGAAAACACCAAGCGTGAGTTCGAATTCTACCTGGAGCAGCACAGCCCCGAACCCATCCGAGCCAGGACCGCCCTCGGCTGGCTCGCCAGCGGCAACCCGATCTGGCACGAGGTCGCCGTCTGGCAGGCCGAGCTCGCGCTGCCACGGGAGACGCTGGCCGTTCGCCGCGCCCTGAGGGAGGCCGGCAGCGGCAGCCTGCTCGGCGATCTGGACCTCAGCGACGCCTCCCAGGAACAGCTGGACTTCGTGGCTTCGCTGGCGAGGCGCCTCGCCGCCGACCCGGTGATCCCCTACGCCCACGAGGCGGGGGACGCCGCGTTCCGCGTCTCCATCGCCCGCTACCTCGAGCGATTCTTCGGCCTCCGCCTGGGAGAGGGCGAGATCTTCGTGGGGCCGGAGCGGGAGCAGACCGTCTACTCGCTGCTCCTCGCCACCTGCGATCCCGGCGACGGCGTCCTGATCACCCGGAACCTCCGCGCCACCTACTCCCGCGCCCTCGAGAAGGCGGGCGTGGACGCCATCGTCACCAACGACACGTTGCGCGAGGTGAAGCGGCTCCTCGGCGCCTTCGACGTGAAGGTGGCGATCCTCGGGGTCGAGCCCGGCGAGCGCAGCAACCTCTCCGCGCTCCGGGAGATCGCGGACGAGGCCGCCTCCCGCGGGATCCTGGTGATCATCGACGAGAGCGCGTTCTTCACGATCACAAGCGGCGTGGAGCCCCGCACCCTCTTCGAGTTCCTCGCCCGGGAGCCGCACCGGCCCAACCTGGTGGTGCTCTACGGCCTGGTGAAGAACGCGGTCTACCCGGACTTCGAGCTCACGCTCCTGCTGCCGGTTCCGGAGCGGCTCCACGCGGATCTCGAGATCGCGGCGGAGGCGACGTACTCGCGGATCTCGACGCCGGTCCAGTGGTTCTACGAGAAGACCTTCGCCGACCTCCTCTCCTTCCGGATCTCGTTCGAGCCTCCCAGCCCCGCGCCCGCGAGGGCGGCGCCGGCGGTGCCGCTCCCCCGCTCCGCACGCATGGAGGCGCTGGCCGCGTTCCCCGCCTTCGCGCCGAAGATCTTCCGAGAGGACGATCCCGAGCTCATCCGGCTCGACTACGGCGAGAACGAGTCCGCCGTGCCCCACCCCCTGGTCGAGGGGCTCCTCGCTGCCTGCGCCGCACCACGGCGCGATCGCGAGCACCACGGGCTGCGGGAGGCCGTGGCCGCGTTCCTCCTCGAGACGCGCGGCGTGGCGTTCGAGAGCGCCGAGGTCGCGATCGCCCAAGGCGTGTGGCCGCTCATCCACGACCTCGCTGTGGCCCTCCGCGAGAGCCTCAGCCGCACGCCCCGGATCCTCGCGGTCACGCCGTGCTACGGCGTCCTCCCGCCCACCCTCCTCGCCGCCGGCTGCGACGTGGAGTACGCGCCCCTCTCCCGGGTGCTCGAGGGCCGGGTCGATCCGCCGGATGCGCTGGTGATCTCGCAGCCGTCCAACCCTTCGGGCTCCTACCTCTCGCGGGAGGAGCTGGTCGCCCTCGCCTCCTTCGCGGTGCGCCACCGCTGCCGGATCTTCTCCGACGAGATCTTCGGCCTGGTGAACCTCTCCCACCCGGCGGCAGAGGCCGTGGCCAGCCCCGTCTCGGTCGAGAGGGCGGTGCCCGGCGTCACGGCGCTCACCTCGATCCTCGGCGGCCTCTCCAAGGAATTCGCCGCCGGGGGCCTGCGCGTCGGCTGGCTCGCCTCGCGCGACCGGGAGCTGGTCTCCCGGGTGATGGCGTCCCAGCTCGGAGGCCTCCCCCTCGCCTCGGCCCGTGCCGCGTCGCATCTCTACGGCGCCTTCGCGCGGAACCCCTCCGGCAAGCTCCTCCACCCGGAGCGAAAGAGGGCGCTACGCCGCCACCTGGACGCGATGCGCGCCGAGCTGGCCGAGAAGCGCGCGCTCCTCGCGTCGGCGCTGCCGCTCGACGCGGGAGGGGACGGGGGCGAGGCAGGCGGCCTCTTCCTCGCGCCGCTGATGACGGATTGGCTCGGCAAGCGCGTCGGCGGCGTCACCCTGACGCCAGAGAACCTCGCCCGGCTCGTCTACGAGCACACGCACGTGGTCCTCAACAACGGCGCGTGGTGCTCGGCGCCAGACCGGATCCGCGCGGTCTTCTCGATCCCGCGCGCAAAGCTCGAGACCGCGGCGGCGAGGCTCGCAGAGTTCGGCAAGAGCCTGCGCTGA
- a CDS encoding DCC1-like thiol-disulfide oxidoreductase family protein, whose amino-acid sequence MKASKNVSHASPMAVEGSRSDKASIGTRLRDTWFSLDPRSLGLFRIGFATLLLGDLLRRLPDLVVWYSNDGLIPNHTQLWRPAARWIFSVFFLASTPTEAAIGFLLCGLSFLGLLIGWKTRLFQLLSLIATISLHSRGVILVNGGDVTMNLLAAWSLFLPLGRRFSVDSLLASLRERPASTAADLAQGVPSPVRPVVSLAAFGLLLQLAVIYFFNAIHKGGNTWMEGSVVHYVLQRDGMVTWLGYQLRDHLPMWLGKALTWSTLALEAAAPALILTPWGTTWARRVAMIALPAMHMGFALFLNVGFFSPAMCAFYPLLLSAADWDAASRFLRKRVGPRTVFFDASCGICFQTARLLTAMDRLGRLRFVDNADASLFPPGVTPELVERTVVVVDDQGRQHTRSAAFASIFRAIPGGFPIAVLLSAPGLRALADRVYDLVASNRVRISTGLGLAACGLPRATFGSSAQATPPAPFAIALRSGLGWAREALVLVFLLSVISQILVENSSIPRWLKLPQPTVFRALVAYGRFGQGWSMFAPNAPDKDWMVVVDALTVDGRRIDPFNFAAFGYDGPALREVPDLQGMNQFWFDYSTRIKDNPAYHHTLEGWILEHHKRTGKPADRIVAFEVALLEDRSPRPGSSGSTDVRRTVFLRHGNLDGSPDVVAR is encoded by the coding sequence ATGAAGGCAAGCAAGAACGTCTCACACGCTTCGCCGATGGCGGTCGAGGGTTCACGATCGGACAAGGCGTCGATCGGGACGCGGTTGCGCGACACCTGGTTCAGCCTGGACCCGCGGAGCCTCGGGCTGTTCCGGATCGGATTCGCCACCTTGCTCCTGGGCGATCTCCTGCGCCGGTTGCCGGACCTGGTGGTCTGGTACTCGAACGACGGCCTCATCCCCAACCACACGCAGCTCTGGCGGCCGGCGGCGCGCTGGATCTTCTCGGTCTTCTTCCTTGCCTCGACGCCGACCGAGGCGGCGATCGGCTTCCTGCTCTGCGGCTTGTCGTTCCTGGGGCTGCTCATCGGCTGGAAGACCCGCCTCTTCCAGCTGCTCAGCCTGATCGCCACCATCAGCCTCCACAGCCGCGGCGTGATCCTCGTCAACGGCGGCGACGTGACGATGAACCTGCTCGCGGCCTGGTCCCTCTTCCTCCCGCTGGGCCGGCGGTTCTCCGTCGATTCCCTCCTCGCCTCCCTTCGAGAGAGGCCTGCGTCGACCGCGGCGGATCTGGCCCAAGGGGTCCCGAGCCCGGTTCGGCCCGTGGTCTCGCTTGCCGCCTTCGGGCTCCTCCTGCAGCTCGCGGTGATCTACTTCTTCAACGCGATCCACAAGGGCGGCAATACGTGGATGGAGGGCTCGGTCGTCCACTACGTGCTCCAGCGGGACGGAATGGTCACCTGGCTGGGCTACCAGCTCCGCGATCACCTGCCCATGTGGTTGGGCAAGGCTCTGACCTGGTCGACCCTCGCCCTCGAGGCGGCCGCTCCAGCATTGATCCTCACGCCCTGGGGTACGACCTGGGCGAGGCGAGTCGCGATGATCGCGCTCCCCGCGATGCACATGGGGTTCGCGCTCTTCCTGAACGTCGGCTTCTTCTCGCCGGCGATGTGCGCCTTCTATCCGCTGCTCCTGTCCGCCGCGGATTGGGACGCTGCCTCGCGCTTCCTGCGCAAGCGAGTCGGGCCGAGGACGGTCTTCTTCGACGCCTCCTGTGGAATCTGCTTCCAGACGGCGAGGCTCCTCACGGCGATGGATCGGCTGGGGCGGCTCCGCTTCGTCGACAACGCGGATGCTTCGCTCTTCCCGCCCGGCGTGACGCCCGAGCTCGTGGAGCGGACCGTGGTCGTGGTCGACGATCAGGGACGCCAGCACACGCGGTCCGCCGCGTTCGCGTCGATCTTCCGCGCGATCCCGGGCGGCTTCCCGATCGCCGTCCTCCTCTCTGCCCCCGGCCTCCGCGCGCTCGCGGACCGCGTCTACGATCTCGTCGCGTCGAACCGCGTCCGGATCTCGACGGGTCTCGGACTCGCCGCCTGTGGCCTCCCGCGGGCGACCTTCGGAAGTTCGGCGCAGGCCACGCCTCCGGCGCCCTTCGCCATCGCCCTTCGTTCGGGCCTCGGATGGGCACGCGAGGCCCTCGTCCTGGTCTTCCTCCTGTCGGTGATCAGCCAGATCCTCGTGGAGAATTCGTCGATTCCCCGCTGGCTCAAGCTTCCACAGCCGACGGTCTTCCGCGCGCTGGTGGCCTATGGCCGCTTCGGCCAGGGATGGTCGATGTTCGCGCCCAACGCTCCGGACAAGGATTGGATGGTGGTCGTCGACGCCCTGACCGTGGACGGACGCCGGATCGACCCCTTCAACTTCGCCGCATTTGGCTACGACGGTCCAGCGCTCCGCGAGGTGCCGGATCTCCAGGGGATGAACCAGTTCTGGTTCGACTACTCCACCCGCATCAAGGACAACCCCGCCTACCACCACACCCTCGAAGGTTGGATCCTGGAACATCACAAGCGGACCGGAAAGCCCGCCGACCGGATCGTCGCCTTCGAGGTGGCCCTCCTGGAGGACCGGAGCCCGCGTCCCGGGTCGTCCGGCTCCACGGACGTGCGAAGGACCGTCTTCCTCCGACACGGGAACCTCGACGGATCGCCGGACGTCGTGGCTCGATGA
- the rimP gene encoding ribosome maturation factor RimP, which produces MSEIFRDTAERVRELSEPIVEAEGMELVDVEYLREGGRWVLRLFIDRPEGVGLDDCQSISRQVEKLLDVEDVIEPAYSLEVSSPGIERPLKKREHFEQFAGRQVEIKTYGPIGDPPRKNFKGRLLGMGSGGEIEVEIDGKTFAVPFDKVAKAHLALDLDALAKDLRGK; this is translated from the coding sequence ATGAGCGAAATTTTCCGAGATACAGCCGAGCGCGTTCGCGAGCTCTCCGAGCCCATCGTCGAGGCGGAGGGAATGGAGCTCGTCGACGTCGAGTACCTGCGTGAAGGCGGCCGCTGGGTGCTTCGCCTCTTCATCGACAGGCCGGAGGGTGTGGGGCTCGACGACTGCCAGTCCATCTCACGCCAGGTGGAGAAGCTCCTCGACGTCGAGGACGTGATCGAGCCCGCCTACTCGCTCGAGGTGAGCAGCCCGGGCATCGAGCGCCCGCTCAAGAAGCGGGAGCACTTCGAGCAATTCGCCGGGCGCCAGGTCGAGATCAAGACCTACGGCCCGATCGGCGATCCGCCCCGCAAGAATTTCAAGGGCCGATTGTTGGGGATGGGATCGGGCGGAGAGATCGAGGTCGAGATCGACGGCAAGACCTTCGCGGTGCCGTTCGACAAGGTGGCCAAGGCCCACCTCGCATTGGACCTCGACGCGCTCGCCAAGGATCTGCGCGGGAAGTAG
- the nusA gene encoding transcription termination factor NusA yields MQTGMGASLNLNLIIDQVAKDKGIDRRVIVDLLEQAILTAAKKTFGAERNLEAHYSPEKGVVEVFQALSIVKEITDPLQEINQLTVTEARAKGIEAEEGDELVFQIFYRDEDAAEAKAQDDRYGDILRLRTFRRGFGRIAAQTAKQVILQRTRDAERDNVFNEFRDRKGDLATGTVRRFERGNIIVDLVRAEAVLPIREQIPRETYRAGDRIQAYVSDVLRESKGPQIVLSRASIHFLAKLFEMEVPEIAEGVVVIEAAAREPGGRAKIAVSSRDSDVDPVGACVGMKGSRVQAVVQELRGEKIDIVPFDPDPARFVCSALAPAEVSRVLIDEANHAMEIIVPDDQLSLAIGRRGQNVRLAAQLSGWKLDINSESRVKEMREFAFHSLSQLPGMTDTLVEVLYAHGFRKAKDVADVQAEMLAQIPGITSEMIGPMQDKARSQMYDDAAELARLEQEREEARLAEARRHPDELSQTERLMRIRGLGEKGVEQLAKGGYRTVEDVIAEQDPMKLGDQTDLGVKKAKQIKHAAEQYLAEETRLRAELDAERAKLAAARALDAARATSSADAEK; encoded by the coding sequence ATGCAGACCGGAATGGGCGCGAGCTTGAACCTGAACCTGATCATCGACCAGGTTGCGAAGGACAAGGGGATCGACCGTCGGGTGATCGTCGATCTGCTGGAGCAGGCGATCCTCACCGCAGCGAAGAAGACCTTCGGCGCGGAGCGGAACCTGGAGGCGCACTACAGCCCGGAGAAGGGCGTGGTGGAGGTCTTCCAGGCGCTCTCGATCGTCAAGGAGATCACCGATCCGCTCCAGGAGATCAACCAGCTCACCGTCACCGAGGCCCGCGCAAAGGGCATCGAGGCGGAAGAGGGCGACGAGCTCGTCTTCCAGATCTTCTACCGCGACGAGGACGCCGCGGAGGCCAAGGCGCAGGACGACCGCTACGGCGACATCCTCCGCCTGCGCACCTTCCGGCGCGGCTTCGGCCGCATCGCCGCCCAGACCGCGAAGCAGGTGATCCTGCAGCGGACCCGAGACGCCGAGCGCGACAACGTCTTCAACGAGTTCAGGGACCGCAAGGGCGACCTGGCCACCGGCACGGTGCGGCGCTTCGAGCGCGGGAACATCATCGTCGACCTGGTCCGCGCCGAGGCGGTGCTCCCGATCCGCGAGCAGATTCCGCGTGAGACGTATCGGGCCGGCGACCGGATCCAGGCCTACGTCTCCGACGTGCTCCGCGAGTCGAAGGGGCCGCAGATCGTCCTCTCCCGCGCGTCGATCCACTTCCTCGCCAAGCTCTTCGAGATGGAGGTCCCCGAGATCGCCGAGGGCGTGGTGGTGATCGAGGCCGCCGCCCGCGAGCCCGGCGGGCGCGCGAAGATCGCCGTCTCCTCCAGGGACTCGGACGTGGATCCCGTCGGCGCTTGCGTCGGCATGAAGGGCTCCCGCGTCCAGGCCGTGGTGCAGGAGCTGCGCGGCGAGAAGATCGACATCGTCCCCTTCGATCCGGATCCGGCGCGCTTCGTCTGCTCTGCGCTCGCCCCTGCCGAGGTCTCGCGGGTGCTGATCGACGAGGCGAACCACGCGATGGAGATCATCGTCCCCGACGATCAGCTCTCCCTCGCCATCGGCCGCCGCGGCCAGAACGTGCGCCTCGCGGCGCAGCTCTCCGGCTGGAAGCTCGACATCAACTCCGAGAGCCGCGTGAAGGAGATGCGCGAGTTCGCGTTCCACTCGCTCTCGCAGCTCCCGGGCATGACCGACACCCTCGTGGAGGTTCTATACGCACACGGCTTCCGCAAGGCGAAGGACGTCGCCGACGTGCAGGCGGAGATGCTCGCGCAGATCCCGGGGATCACCTCCGAGATGATCGGGCCGATGCAGGACAAGGCGCGGTCGCAGATGTACGACGACGCGGCCGAGCTCGCCCGGCTCGAGCAGGAGCGGGAGGAGGCCCGGCTCGCGGAAGCGCGGCGGCACCCCGACGAGCTCAGCCAGACGGAGCGCCTGATGCGCATCCGCGGCCTCGGCGAGAAGGGCGTGGAGCAGCTCGCCAAGGGCGGCTACCGCACCGTCGAGGACGTGATCGCAGAGCAGGATCCCATGAAGCTCGGCGATCAGACGGATCTGGGCGTCAAAAAGGCGAAGCAGATCAAGCACGCCGCCGAGCAGTATCTCGCCGAGGAGACGCGCCTGCGCGCCGAGCTCGACGCGGAGCGGGCGAAGCTCGCCGCCGCCCGAGCGCTCGACGCGGCCCGGGCGACCTCGTCCGCCGACGCGGAAAAGTAG
- a CDS encoding YlxR family protein: MGCGSRGPKEELLRIVCGPEGDVHVDALMRAQGRGAYVHRTKECLEKAQGPRALGRAFRGRARRPAEGALLDEALAVAGRLEDEEAGRGGG; this comes from the coding sequence GTGGGGTGCGGAAGCCGGGGACCGAAGGAGGAGCTCCTTCGGATCGTTTGCGGGCCCGAAGGCGACGTCCACGTGGACGCGCTCATGAGGGCCCAGGGAAGGGGCGCCTACGTCCACCGGACGAAGGAATGCCTCGAGAAAGCGCAGGGACCGCGCGCGCTGGGAAGGGCCTTTCGAGGCCGGGCGCGCCGCCCGGCGGAAGGGGCGCTCCTCGACGAGGCATTGGCCGTCGCCGGGCGGCTCGAAGATGAGGAAGCGGGCAGAGGCGGTGGTTGA
- the infB gene encoding translation initiation factor IF-2, giving the protein MAKKRVYELAKELGMQNKELVDWLQARGYDEVKSHSSSLDDDVAQSVLDKVLAARNPAPAAPAAQGFVVRRRRAEPSAPAAEAAHGEAPAAHAAEEAEAEAPAEEFEAAPAAEEEMAPETAEEPVVAEEPEIVAKAEVEAEEAAPAPVPEAPPVPVAPPAPVAPAAPAARDTRPAQEPRALSPSQMAAAHAVPTPNMPGIRGPNVPAQAGVDHRTLRPTATQAVVISRPLIPVRRVTPPSSTFKPAPAAPGKRAIGEVREFRVVPDSQGRGRDFIDVTRTGAGGPARGRRGAGRAAPAAAPGGIPSKQDLIDLAKGRGGALPVRARKRKPTKKGAKTLITTPKGSKRVIRVEEAISLTDLSQRLGVKANDLIRKLMRMGVPAQINQMLDVDTAQLLAADYDYTVEKAGYIEEEFISAVEDRPEDLVSRPPVVTIMGHVDHGKTSLLDALRHANVAKGEAGGITQHIGAYSVQTAKGPVTFLDTPGHEAFTAMRARGVQATDVAVLVVAADDGVMPQTVESINHAKAAEVPIIVAINKVDKPEGNPDRVKQMLAEHGLVPEEWGGETIMIPVSAKAKLNLDQLLEYIALQSEVLELGANPTKPASGVVIEAKLEKGRGPVATVLVQEGTLKVGEAVVTGTHFGKLRAMTDDKGRPVKEVKPGYPVEIVGLSGVPSAGDEFHVVKDVRAAEEVAKNRELQERKKELTKTSKLTLEEIFAKAGKADQKELKIVLKADVQGSTEAVAQALDKLSTAKVRVHIIHKGVGAVTESDINLAKASGAVVLGFNTKAESKVAEVANRFGIDVRHYTVIYEAVDDVRLAMEGLLDILTRERTIGKAEVRTLFSVPKFGVIAGSAVLDGKILRSAYARVLRGGKKVFQGKISSLRRFKDDVKEVVQGFECGIALEGYTELAAGDIIEAFDIEQIRQKL; this is encoded by the coding sequence ATGGCGAAGAAGCGCGTGTACGAGCTTGCGAAAGAGCTCGGGATGCAGAACAAGGAGCTGGTGGATTGGCTCCAGGCCCGCGGCTACGACGAGGTCAAGTCGCACTCGAGCTCGCTCGACGACGACGTCGCGCAGTCCGTGTTGGACAAGGTGCTCGCGGCGCGCAATCCCGCGCCGGCGGCCCCGGCGGCCCAGGGATTCGTGGTGCGCCGCCGCCGCGCCGAGCCGAGCGCTCCGGCGGCCGAGGCCGCCCACGGCGAGGCACCCGCTGCGCATGCAGCGGAGGAGGCCGAGGCCGAGGCTCCCGCCGAGGAGTTCGAGGCGGCGCCCGCTGCTGAGGAAGAGATGGCCCCAGAGACGGCAGAGGAGCCCGTCGTCGCCGAGGAGCCCGAGATCGTGGCGAAGGCCGAGGTCGAGGCCGAGGAGGCTGCGCCCGCTCCGGTTCCGGAGGCGCCGCCCGTGCCCGTGGCCCCTCCCGCTCCTGTCGCTCCTGCCGCTCCCGCGGCACGGGACACCCGTCCGGCCCAGGAGCCTCGTGCGCTCTCGCCGAGCCAGATGGCGGCGGCCCATGCGGTTCCGACCCCGAACATGCCTGGCATCCGGGGCCCCAACGTGCCCGCCCAGGCCGGTGTCGACCACCGCACCCTGCGCCCCACCGCCACCCAGGCCGTGGTGATCTCGCGGCCGCTGATCCCGGTGCGCCGGGTGACGCCGCCGTCGTCCACGTTCAAGCCCGCTCCGGCTGCACCCGGCAAGCGCGCGATCGGCGAGGTCCGCGAGTTCCGCGTGGTCCCCGATTCGCAGGGCCGTGGGCGCGACTTCATCGACGTCACCCGCACCGGCGCCGGTGGCCCGGCCCGCGGTCGTCGCGGCGCTGGCCGCGCCGCTCCCGCTGCGGCTCCCGGCGGAATTCCGTCGAAGCAGGATCTGATCGACCTGGCCAAGGGCCGCGGCGGCGCGCTGCCGGTTCGCGCCCGCAAGCGCAAGCCGACCAAGAAGGGCGCCAAGACCCTCATCACCACGCCGAAGGGGTCGAAGCGCGTGATCCGGGTCGAGGAGGCGATCAGCCTCACCGACCTCTCGCAGCGCCTCGGCGTCAAGGCGAACGACCTCATCCGCAAGCTGATGCGGATGGGCGTCCCCGCGCAGATCAACCAGATGCTGGACGTCGATACGGCCCAGCTCCTTGCCGCCGACTACGACTACACGGTGGAGAAGGCGGGCTACATCGAGGAGGAGTTCATCTCCGCCGTCGAGGATCGCCCGGAGGATCTGGTCTCGCGGCCGCCGGTCGTCACGATCATGGGTCACGTCGACCACGGCAAGACGTCGCTCCTCGATGCGCTCCGCCACGCCAACGTGGCCAAGGGCGAGGCGGGCGGGATCACCCAGCACATCGGCGCCTACTCGGTGCAGACGGCCAAGGGTCCCGTCACCTTCCTCGACACGCCGGGTCACGAGGCCTTCACGGCCATGCGCGCCCGCGGCGTTCAAGCCACTGATGTCGCAGTGCTGGTGGTGGCCGCCGACGACGGCGTGATGCCGCAGACGGTGGAGTCCATCAACCACGCGAAGGCGGCGGAAGTCCCGATCATCGTCGCCATCAACAAGGTCGACAAGCCCGAGGGCAACCCGGACCGCGTCAAGCAGATGCTCGCCGAGCACGGCCTCGTCCCCGAAGAGTGGGGCGGCGAGACGATCATGATCCCGGTCTCCGCCAAGGCGAAGCTCAACCTGGATCAGCTCCTCGAGTACATCGCGCTCCAGTCCGAGGTCCTCGAGCTGGGAGCGAACCCGACGAAGCCCGCCAGCGGTGTGGTGATCGAGGCGAAGCTCGAGAAGGGCCGCGGCCCCGTGGCCACGGTGCTGGTGCAGGAGGGCACGCTCAAGGTGGGCGAGGCCGTCGTCACCGGCACCCACTTCGGCAAGCTCCGCGCGATGACCGACGACAAGGGTCGCCCGGTCAAGGAAGTGAAGCCCGGCTATCCGGTGGAGATCGTCGGCCTCTCGGGCGTCCCGTCCGCGGGCGACGAGTTCCACGTGGTCAAGGACGTGCGCGCCGCCGAGGAGGTCGCCAAGAACCGCGAGCTCCAGGAGCGCAAGAAGGAGCTCACCAAGACCTCGAAGCTCACCCTCGAGGAGATCTTCGCGAAGGCCGGCAAGGCCGACCAGAAGGAGCTCAAGATCGTCCTCAAGGCCGACGTCCAGGGCTCCACCGAGGCGGTGGCCCAGGCGCTCGACAAGCTCTCCACGGCGAAGGTGCGGGTCCACATCATCCACAAGGGCGTGGGCGCCGTCACCGAGTCGGACATCAACCTCGCCAAGGCCTCCGGCGCCGTCGTGCTCGGCTTCAACACGAAGGCCGAGAGCAAGGTCGCCGAAGTGGCCAACCGCTTCGGGATCGACGTCCGTCACTACACCGTGATCTACGAGGCGGTCGACGACGTTCGCCTCGCGATGGAGGGGCTGCTCGACATCCTCACCCGCGAGCGCACCATCGGCAAGGCCGAGGTCCGGACGCTCTTCAGCGTCCCGAAGTTCGGCGTCATCGCCGGCTCCGCGGTGCTGGACGGCAAGATCCTCCGCTCGGCCTACGCGCGGGTCCTGCGTGGCGGCAAGAAGGTCTTCCAGGGGAAGATCTCCTCGCTGCGCCGCTTCAAGGACGACGTGAAGGAGGTCGTGCAGGGCTTCGAGTGCGGTATCGCGCTCGAGGGCTACACGGAGCTCGCGGCCGGCGACATCATCGAGGCCTTCGACATCGAGCAGATCCGGCAGAAGCTCTAA
- a CDS encoding DUF503 domain-containing protein, with amino-acid sequence MVIGTLRFVLQIPGVASLKGKRHILRKVIDRVRARFNVSVAEVGDNDLWQRATIGVAAVGNEPAFVNEVLDKVLRSVDESGVEAWVVTHQLEITTVGDVYGGIPGVGPERTLAEAEGLVDHEDEDEDALFEGEELPTLEELEAAAEIELSTPRGPPRRRG; translated from the coding sequence ATGGTGATCGGCACTCTCCGCTTCGTCCTCCAGATCCCTGGGGTGGCCTCGCTCAAGGGCAAGCGCCACATCCTGCGAAAGGTGATCGACCGGGTCCGGGCGCGCTTCAACGTCTCGGTTGCCGAGGTCGGCGACAACGACCTCTGGCAGCGCGCGACCATCGGCGTCGCCGCGGTGGGCAACGAACCTGCCTTCGTCAACGAGGTGTTGGACAAGGTGCTCCGCTCGGTGGACGAGAGCGGGGTCGAGGCCTGGGTGGTCACCCACCAGCTCGAGATCACCACGGTCGGCGACGTCTACGGCGGGATCCCGGGCGTCGGCCCGGAGCGGACGCTGGCGGAGGCGGAAGGTCTCGTCGACCACGAGGATGAGGATGAAGACGCCCTCTTCGAGGGCGAGGAGCTCCCGACTCTCGAGGAGCTCGAAGCCGCGGCGGAGATCGAGCTCTCCACGCCGCGAGGACCCCCGCGCAGGCGGGGATAG